CCTTCCCGTTGGACGGGACGGATCCGGTCGAGAACTACAAGACCGTCGAGTCCGAGCTCGCGAAGTATTCCGAAGATTTGGCCTCGGCGCCCCGTCTGATCGCGTTGAACAAATCGGACTTAGGGCCGCCGGGTTCGACGGATCCGCTCGCAGAGTCGCTGACCGGGTCCGGGCATCCGGTCTTCGTCGTCTCCGCCGCGACGGGCCAAGGGCTTCAGCCCTTGCTGTACGCCGCGGCCGAGGCTCTGGCCCGGGAGGACGCCAAGCCGAAGACGACGGTCGTCCGGCCCAAAGCCGTCGACCGGCTAGACGATGCATGGGAGATCGTGTCCGAAGGCGGGACGTTTATCGTCAAGGGCAAGCGGATCGAGCGCGCCGTGGAGATGACGCGGCTCTCGAACTCCGAGTCCCTCCGCCATTTGCACCGCAGGCTTCATCGCATGGGGGTCATCGACAAGCTCCGAGAGGCCGGTGCCGAAGACGGCGACAACGTCAGGGTCGGCGGTTTCGAGTTCACGTTTATGGAGGGCCGGTGAAATACGGCGTCTTCGGAGGCACGTTCGACCCGCCACACCTCGGACATCTCGAAGCGGCCAAGGCCGTGCGGGCCGCCTTAGGCCTGGACGAGGTCGTGATCGTTCCCGCCAACCGGAACCCCCTCAAGACGCGCAGGGCCACCTCCGCGACTCACCGGCTCAAAATGTGCTCGCTCCTCGTGGCGGGAGAGGAAGGTCTGACCGTCTCCGACATCGAGATCACCAGGGGCGGGCCGAGCTACATGGTCGACACGATCGAAGAGTTGAAGATGGTTCGGCCAGGGGACTACTGGCTGATCCTGGGCGCGGACGCCCTGCACACGTTGCCGGAATGGCGGGAGCCTCGCAAGCTCGCCGGCCTGTGCCGGATCGCGGCCGTGGCCCGTGAGGACGTCGCGTTGGACACGACGATCGCCGGGCTCGGGCCCGATTTTCAGTACTCGGTCGACAAGGTTCCCATGACAGAAGTCCCCGTTTCATCGTCTAAGATCAGAGAGGAGTTCGCACGCGGACTCGTCGCGACCAAGTGGCTGTCACAGGCCGTTCGGGAGTACATCGAAAACATTGGCCTCTACAGAGAGTAAGAAGAACGCCCCTGCCGCCGAAAAGGCGGAGCTCGTCCGTGAGTTCGCGGACGACATCAAGGCGGAACGTATCGACGTGATCGACGTCCGTTCGAAAACGCCCGTCACCGACTTTCTCGTCGTCTGTTCCGGCAACAGCGACACCCATGTCGGCGCCATCGCGGACAAAGTCGCCGATCGTCTGCGCGACCTCGGCATCAAGCCGATGAGGACGAACGCCGGCCCCAACAGCGGTGGATGGATCTATTACGATTTCGGGGACGTCGTGTTCCACGTCATGCTTGAGGAGAAGAGGCAGTTCTACGACCTGGAGACCCTATGGAAGACGACGCCGCCCGACCCGACCCTACTGGACTAAGTCCGGAGGGAGGGCCCGAAAACGCGGACGCTGAGCCGGAACCGTTGCCGGATCCGCCGACTCCGGCCGAAGCGGAAGAGGCAGAAAACCTGGTCCGACAGGCGAACTTGGCTAAGATCCGAGGCGACAAGGACGGGTTCCAAAGGCTTTTGGAGCAGGCAGCCTCCGTGGCCCCGGGATCGAGCACCGTCCAAGAAGCGTTGGGCGACGCCTACTCCGAGCGCCGGCAAGTGCGCAAGGCCAAGGAGGCGTACCACGCCGCCGTCCGGCTCGACCCCTCGAACGCTTCCGCTGAGCGCAAGTACGGAGAAGCCGTCCTCGCGATCCAGATCGCCCTCGACCCGGCCTTCGCTTTGGCCCCGGACGACGGCTCGTTCGCCAGTGGGAAGGCCTCGGCCATCCTGTCGTTCCTGATCCCGGGGCTCGGTCAATTGGCGAGCGGATCGACCGTGTTCGGCGGTGTCCTTCTCGGAATCTGGGCGTTAGCGCTCGCCTGGGCCGTGTCGGTTCCGAACGGATTGAGCAAGATCCCTTTCCTCTTCCGCGGAGGCACGGTGGACTTCAACGGTGCGGTCATGGTCCCGTTGTTCCTCATGGCGGCAGCATGGATCGTGGGCATCGCCGAAGCGAGCGCCAAAGCGAAGAGGGTCCAACCCAAGAAGTTCGAGCGGCCCGTGCCTCCCGTCGACAAGAAGTTCGAACTCTGACGGCATCGTCCACAATCGTTCCGTGAACACTTGGTCGTCCGACGGTTTTCTGTACGGTCTCTGGGCCAACACGAAGTGGCTCGAAGCGCTCCCGCTGTTCCAGGACCGGCCCCGGGCCGAACGCGTCTTGGGCCACGTCCTCTTCGCGGAGACGGTCTGGCTCGATAGGATCGAGGGCCGCGACTTGACCTATCCTGGCCCCGACCATGTTCCCGTGCCCTCGCTGGACTTGTTCCAGGAGTCGTGCGACCGTTGGCTCGCATGGTTGCCGACGGCGGACTTGGACAGCCGCATGACGTTCGCGCGTTTCGACGGCACTCGGTATTCCACCGTCCTGAGCGACGTCGTCCGCCATGTCGTCAACCACGGGACGTACCATAGGGGCCATCTCCGTGGTATCGCCGAAACGGAGGGCTGGGACGACTTTGAGGACACCGACTGGGTCGCCTGGGCCCGTGCGATCGGGCGTTCCGAACAGGTCTAAGCCTTCAGGACGGGCAACAGTTCTTCACCGAAGAGTTTGCCGTTGAAGTGGACGTCCAACCGATAGTCGCCTGGTCGTTCCAGCCTTACGGGCGGGACGTGGAACTGCATGAAGAGGCGGATGCGGCCGCCGCCTACGTCCCGTGGGATCTCGCCGCTTGCAGAAAAGTCCAGGAGCGGTTTGGCGTCGGCGTCGATCAGCTTGATCGTCACGTCCATCGGTTCTCCTGCTTCCGAAGGGTCGAATTCGAACTGAAGGCAAAGGAACATCGGAGGATGGTCCACCGGGAACGACGGGGCCACGATGTTATCGAACAGTCCGATCATCGAGTGGCGGCCGTTCTGTTGCTGCGTCGCGTATTCGCAGAGTTTGCAGAGAAGGAGTTTCATCGGGCCGTGTCGATCGTCTTCACGTAGACCGCTTCGAGGCGTTCGACCATTTGAGCCACCGTGAACTTCTCTTGGATGACCATCCTCGCGTTCCTGCCCAAAGTCTGACACCATTCAGGTCGGGACAGCAGGAGCTCCATGGCTGAGGAGAACGCCTCGGGCGTCTGCTCGACCAGGAGACCGGTCTCTTCGTGGACGACCAGTTCGGTCAAAGCACCGACGTTCGAAGCGACGACGGGCCGGCCCCTCGCCATACATTCGATGACGGCCAGGCCGAACGACTCCATGACGCTAGGAAGGACCGAAAACGCCATCGCGTCGAACAACCGTGGGACGTCCTCGCGGTTGCCCGTGAACGTGACGTGGTCGCGGACTCCGAGTTGGCCCGCCTCGGCGATCAGCTTCTCGTGGAAACCCCCGTCCGTCCGGCCGACGAACAAGAGTTGGGTGTCCGGTTGTGTCTTCAGGACGTTGGGCAGCGCTTGGAGGGCGATGTGGTGGCCTTTCTCCGGTGCCACCCTGCCTACGAGCCCCACGAGGCGCCGCTCGTGTGGAATGCCGAACTCTCCGTGGACTTCATGGGCCTCCTCGACTTCGACGTCGGCGAAGTCGGTGCCGTTGTAGACGACGTCGATCGCATCGGCGCGGGCTCCACGGCCCTTGAGCACGCCATGGATGTAGTTGCTGACCGCTACGAGCCTGTTCCGGCCCCGGCCGATCCACTTGTAGATCGGTTCCCGCGTCTCGACGTGGACCGTGCTGACGAGCGGGATCCGGTACAGACCGGCCGCGACGAAACTGGTGTACGTCGCCCGGCTCAGATGCGCGTGGACGAGGTCGAATCGGCCCTCCTTGACGATCTTTAGGATCTTGGCCTGTCCGGTCAAGCCGCCCTTCTCCTTAAAATCCAGCGGATGGCACGGGATGCCGGATTGGCGCAACGCGTCGAGCATCCATGGGATCGGAGGGCACGCCACTTCGACCGAATGGCCATGGGCGGCCAAGCGCCTGGCAAGCACGAGCGTATGGTGCTCGGCCCCGGACGTGGCCGAACTCGACACGACTTGAAGAATGCGCAACGACCGTCCGTTCACGACTGTCTGATCCGGTCGGAATCAGGACAAGAGTGTACCAGTGACCCCCGGACGGCATCGTCATACTCAGTCTTATGGAGCGTCGAGGACTGGAGCGCGTGCCCGCCCTCCGCGCCATGCGGCACCGCGACTTCCGGTGGCTCTGGCTGGGCGCGTTCTTCTCGTTCACCGGCTCTCAGATCCAGAACGTCGCCCAGCAAGACCTGATCATCAAGTCGACGGGCAGTCCGTTCATGCTCTCGATGGTCTCGTTCTCCATCATGCTTCCGGTGTCCCTTTTCGGCCCGTTCCTCGGAGTCGTCGCCGACATGTACGACAAGCGCAAGGTCCTGATCGCCTGCATGCTCGTGAGCGCGATCGGCCCCATCGTTCTTGGGACCACGATGTCGGTCAAGTCCCACGCGTATTGGATGTTCTTGCTCGTCGGGTTCGTGGCCGGGTTCGTCCAATGTGTCGAGGTGCCGACCCGGCAATCCGTGGTCAGGGCGGTCGTGGACGAATCCGATCTGGCCGCGGCGATCCCGGCACAAGCTTCGACGTTCAACCTGGCCAAAATCCTGGGGCCCGCCGTGGCGGGCCCGCTTGTCCTTCGGTTCGGCCCGGCGTCTTGCTTCTGGCTTAACGGGATCAGCTTTTTCGCTTTGGCTTTCGCCGCGTTCGTGATCAAGGCCGACTTGAGGCCCGTGGAGCGAAGGGTCGAGCCCGTCCGCGACCTCGTCGCCGAAGGCTTCTTGTACACGTTGCGCAGTCCGGACCTGCGGACGCTCTTCCTGATGGAGTCGGCCACGTCGGTCTTCGGTGCTTTCTATCTGGCCCAGATGTCGGCCATCGTCTACCAGCAGTTAAAGTCGAACGAAGCGGGTCTGGCCACGGCGTTCGCGATCGGTGGGGTGGGAGCCCTCCTAGGGCTGTTCACGACAGCGTCGTTGAGCGCGAAGCCGTTCAAGCCGACGCTGATCCGAGTGTCCATGTCGGTCATGGCCGTTTCCACGTTCTTGTTAGGCCTCACGCGCTCGACCCTGCCTGCGTTCGCCCTCTTGCTCGTCATGGGCGTCTGCATGATCATGCAGTTCAACACGACGAATACGCTGTTCCAGTTGATCGCACCGCCCGCGCTTCGTGGCCGGGTGATCTCGATGCATATGTGGGCGATTTCGGGCGTCGCCCCCCTCGGTGTCTTGCTGTTCGGCCAAGTCTCTGAAGTCTGGGGGACGCACGTGTCCCTGATGACCGGGGGCGCCTGCCTGGTCGCCGTAGCAGCGTGGGGCTGGCGGGCGTCACGGAACATCAAAGAACCGGTGTTCGGAGCCGCGTGACAGATTCGAACTGACGACCTACCGCTTACAAGGCGGTTGCTCTACCACTGAGCTAACGCGGCGGACATGGAACTCTACCGCACACGCCGAGAAGCACGTCCGACAAAATCGGACGTGCTTCTCGGACGGCGCGTGTCAGGACTTCAGCCCTGTTTCTTGCGGCGACGCCGCGTCTTGACGAGCCTGGGCTGGCCGTCAGGCCCGTAGGCGAGCTTGTAGCCGGCCGGGACCTTGTTCAGCGCGTTGGCGAGCTCGGTCGGCATTTCGACCGACTTGGACGCTTTCGCCGACGTGCGCTTTCGGCTGCGCCGGAAGCTCTTGGCGGCCTGCTCGGCCGAATCCGCGTCGGTGACGACCTCCAGGCCGCTCTTCGTGACTTTCATGATCTCTGCGCTGGGCGGCACGTGGACGAACACGAAGTCGTTTGAAGTCAACAATCGGACTTCGAACGGGAGGACGTATTTCTTCACGCCAAGCCGGAGAGTGAGAGCGCCGCTCTTCTCTTGTGTCCGCAGCTTCAGAGAGGATTTGATTTTTTGTAGCGATTTTGCCATCCGATGGACTCCGATAGGTTCGCGGCCACAATTGACCGTTAGGGCCCGATTATGCCGACGATCTCCGAAAAAAGACAATAGGGCCTAACAATACTTGACGTCAATGTTGTCTATTAGTCGCACGTTACCTAGGCTTGCGGCTGCGATCAACCGGCATCCGGGACGGGGAGCTCCGAGTTCCGTCATGGTCTTCGGATCGACCAAAGCGACATAGCCGACGACAAAACCTGACGTCTCTAACCGTTCGCGTGCGGTCGCGACCGCCGAGGCGACGTCCGTGTTCCCCGTCCGTAGCGATTCGGCACATTCGGTCAAAAACCCGTAGAGTCTCGGGGCTGTCGCTCTCTCGACTTCCGTGAGAAGGGCGTTCCGGCTCGAAAGTGCGAGCCCGTCCGGCGACCGTACGGTTTCGACCGTATGGACCTTGACCGGAACGTTCAGGCTTTCGACCATGGTCCTGACGACCGCGCACTGCTGAAGGTCTTTCAATCCGAAGACCGCCGTAGATGCACTAATAATATTGAATAGTTTAAGGACGATCGTCGCGACGCCCTCGAAATGGCCTGGACGGGACTCTCCTTCCCATCGATCGGCGACGCCTGAGACCCGGACCCGTACGGAATCCGTAGAGACCAAGTCTTCGGCCAAGGGGGCGAAGACGGCGTCGACGCCTGCCGCTTGAGCCCCGGAGAAGTCCCGCTCTTCTTGGCGAGGATAGCGATCCAGGTCGGTCGGGTCGTTGAACTGCATCGGGTTGACGAACAGGGACACGACCGTCGTCGGGCAGAGCCGTTTCGCTTCCCGCATCAACTCGTAGTGGCCCTCATGGAACGCGCCCATCGTCGGGACGAACGCGACGTCGCCAACGGACTTGCGGTACGTCCGTGCTTCCTCGACCGTGCGCAGGACTTTCAAAACGTGTTCTCCGGTCCGGGGAAGACCCCGTTCCGGACCTCGTCCACGTACGCCTTCATCCCTTCTGACATCACGGATCCCGCGTCGCCGTAGAGCTTGGCGTGCTTGAACGTCCTTTCGGACAGGCCGAAGAGGTCGTGGTAGACCTGGATCTGACCGTCGCAGTGCGGGCCCGCCCCGATGCCGATGGTCGGGCATGCCACGGCCTGCGTGACGGCGGCCGCAGCTTCGGCCGTCACGAGTTCGATGACGAGCGCGAAGACCCCGGCCTGGTCCAAAGCGACCGCGTCGTCGACGATGTCGGCGCCTCCGTCCCGACCCTGGACCCGGTGTCCGCCGAACGCGTTCACCGATTGCGGTGTCATTCCCACGTGCCCCATGACGGGCACGCCGGTCTTGGCGATCGCCTCGACCTCGGCCGTGTAGCGGCCTTCGAGTTTGACCGCGTCGGCACCCGCCTGGACCAGCACCGCGGCCGACTCGACGGCCTGGGCAACGGACGCCCCATACGACCCGAACGGGAGGTCGGCGACCAATAAGGCGCGTCCGACGCCCGGTCGGGTCGCCCGGACATGGTGCGCCATGGCCTCGAGAGTGACGCCGACGGTCGTGGACCGGCCCATCAGGACGGAGCCCAAGGAATCTCCGACAAGGACGACGTCGACGCCGGCACCGTCGGCGGTGCGACCGGTCGGTGTGTCGTACGCCGTGACGCACACGACCTTGCGGCCTTGTGCCTTCATCGCCCGGAGCGCCGGTGCCGTGACCCTCATCGCCCCGCCAGAGCGGCCCCGACCTCGTCCGCATGGCCCTGGGGCTTGACCTTGTTCCACACTTTGACCACGTTCCCTTCGGCATCGAGCAGGAACGTCGTGCGTTCGACCCCCATGTACGTCCGTCCGTACATGCTCTTCTCGACCCAGACGCCGACGGCCTCGCATAAGGCCTTGTCCGTGTCGGCGAGCAGGGTGAAGGTCAGGCCGTACTTGTCCGCGAACTTTCGGTGGGATTTCACGCCGTCCGGCGAAACGCCGACGACCTTGACGCCCGTGAACTTTGGGACCGACTCTTGGAACGCACAGGCTTCGACGGTGCAGCCGGACGTATCGTCCTTGGGATAGAAGTAGACCACGGTCGCCGAACCCAAGAGGTCCTGCTTCGTGACGGTCCGCCCGTCTTGGTCTTGGAGTTCGAAATCGGGAAAGGGTCGGCCCGCGTCCAGCATGGAAGGCTCCAAGCCGCCAGTTTAGAGGGTCGGAACCTGGCGCGTTAGGGCCCTGGGGCGGAATC
This genomic window from Armatimonadota bacterium contains:
- the nadD gene encoding nicotinate (nicotinamide) nucleotide adenylyltransferase; this translates as MKYGVFGGTFDPPHLGHLEAAKAVRAALGLDEVVIVPANRNPLKTRRATSATHRLKMCSLLVAGEEGLTVSDIEITRGGPSYMVDTIEELKMVRPGDYWLILGADALHTLPEWREPRKLAGLCRIAAVAREDVALDTTIAGLGPDFQYSVDKVPMTEVPVSSSKIREEFARGLVATKWLSQAVREYIENIGLYRE
- the rsfS gene encoding ribosome silencing factor, encoding MASTESKKNAPAAEKAELVREFADDIKAERIDVIDVRSKTPVTDFLVVCSGNSDTHVGAIADKVADRLRDLGIKPMRTNAGPNSGGWIYYDFGDVVFHVMLEEKRQFYDLETLWKTTPPDPTLLD
- a CDS encoding DinB family protein — translated: MNTWSSDGFLYGLWANTKWLEALPLFQDRPRAERVLGHVLFAETVWLDRIEGRDLTYPGPDHVPVPSLDLFQESCDRWLAWLPTADLDSRMTFARFDGTRYSTVLSDVVRHVVNHGTYHRGHLRGIAETEGWDDFEDTDWVAWARAIGRSEQV
- a CDS encoding glycosyltransferase family 4 protein, with amino-acid sequence MNGRSLRILQVVSSSATSGAEHHTLVLARRLAAHGHSVEVACPPIPWMLDALRQSGIPCHPLDFKEKGGLTGQAKILKIVKEGRFDLVHAHLSRATYTSFVAAGLYRIPLVSTVHVETREPIYKWIGRGRNRLVAVSNYIHGVLKGRGARADAIDVVYNGTDFADVEVEEAHEVHGEFGIPHERRLVGLVGRVAPEKGHHIALQALPNVLKTQPDTQLLFVGRTDGGFHEKLIAEAGQLGVRDHVTFTGNREDVPRLFDAMAFSVLPSVMESFGLAVIECMARGRPVVASNVGALTELVVHEETGLLVEQTPEAFSSAMELLLSRPEWCQTLGRNARMVIQEKFTVAQMVERLEAVYVKTIDTAR
- a CDS encoding MFS transporter, translated to MERRGLERVPALRAMRHRDFRWLWLGAFFSFTGSQIQNVAQQDLIIKSTGSPFMLSMVSFSIMLPVSLFGPFLGVVADMYDKRKVLIACMLVSAIGPIVLGTTMSVKSHAYWMFLLVGFVAGFVQCVEVPTRQSVVRAVVDESDLAAAIPAQASTFNLAKILGPAVAGPLVLRFGPASCFWLNGISFFALAFAAFVIKADLRPVERRVEPVRDLVAEGFLYTLRSPDLRTLFLMESATSVFGAFYLAQMSAIVYQQLKSNEAGLATAFAIGGVGALLGLFTTASLSAKPFKPTLIRVSMSVMAVSTFLLGLTRSTLPAFALLLVMGVCMIMQFNTTNTLFQLIAPPALRGRVISMHMWAISGVAPLGVLLFGQVSEVWGTHVSLMTGGACLVAVAAWGWRASRNIKEPVFGAA
- a CDS encoding pantoate--beta-alanine ligase; amino-acid sequence: MKVLRTVEEARTYRKSVGDVAFVPTMGAFHEGHYELMREAKRLCPTTVVSLFVNPMQFNDPTDLDRYPRQEERDFSGAQAAGVDAVFAPLAEDLVSTDSVRVRVSGVADRWEGESRPGHFEGVATIVLKLFNIISASTAVFGLKDLQQCAVVRTMVESLNVPVKVHTVETVRSPDGLALSSRNALLTEVERATAPRLYGFLTECAESLRTGNTDVASAVATARERLETSGFVVGYVALVDPKTMTELGAPRPGCRLIAAASLGNVRLIDNIDVKYC
- the panB gene encoding 3-methyl-2-oxobutanoate hydroxymethyltransferase; this translates as MRVTAPALRAMKAQGRKVVCVTAYDTPTGRTADGAGVDVVLVGDSLGSVLMGRSTTVGVTLEAMAHHVRATRPGVGRALLVADLPFGSYGASVAQAVESAAVLVQAGADAVKLEGRYTAEVEAIAKTGVPVMGHVGMTPQSVNAFGGHRVQGRDGGADIVDDAVALDQAGVFALVIELVTAEAAAAVTQAVACPTIGIGAGPHCDGQIQVYHDLFGLSERTFKHAKLYGDAGSVMSEGMKAYVDEVRNGVFPGPENTF
- the bcp gene encoding thioredoxin-dependent thiol peroxidase, encoding MLDAGRPFPDFELQDQDGRTVTKQDLLGSATVVYFYPKDDTSGCTVEACAFQESVPKFTGVKVVGVSPDGVKSHRKFADKYGLTFTLLADTDKALCEAVGVWVEKSMYGRTYMGVERTTFLLDAEGNVVKVWNKVKPQGHADEVGAALAGR